A region from the Aegilops tauschii subsp. strangulata cultivar AL8/78 chromosome 5, Aet v6.0, whole genome shotgun sequence genome encodes:
- the LOC109741614 gene encoding E3 ubiquitin protein ligase DRIP2 isoform X1 — protein MQNAVLACPAPSGGGAGGDGGVGGGGAGVVMVKRAALVACLTCPLCRRLLRDAATITECLHTFCRKCISKEFIDKEICYCPTCNIDLGCAPEEKLRVDHSLQYVRSKIFPSKRRKVVDQEAISPVESPVKRKERSLSSLTVHGPRVSIQKCLTKRRTKASCLRSLSLYSTLQGSKDATKKVGGWKPLASHIRVGKSKKSLKSGSEEDNRTGIMSGDPEHGAPSNEAKASLLKRLLESKEYPTRKENLVKKTGSKKVFPLKGKKKIFKAKQPRKKRRLRALWFYLVAAFDQKGQPPLPQLPTNFLRIKDVELPASFIQKYLVQKLNLSSEAEVELMCAGKKVDPAITLHDITDCYLDKGPNGWVRSSVGSPATGFITTVFYSRPELPTPPTPPPPPESHHGLSRAPPHA, from the exons ATGCAGAACGCCGTGCTGGCGTGCCCCGCGCCGtccggcggaggggcgggaggaGACGGCGGGGTCGGGGGCGGGGGCGCGGGCGTCGTGATGGTGAAGCGCGCGGCCCTGGTGGCGTGCCTGACCTGCCCCCTCTGCCGCCGCCTGCTCCGCGACGCCGCCACCATCACCGAGTGCCTCCACACCT TTTGCAGAAAGTGCATATCTAAGGAGTTCATCGATAAGGAGATCTGCTACTGCCCTACTTGCAACATTGATTTAGGCTGTGCTCCAGAGGAGAAACTCAG AGTTGATCACAGCCTACAATATGTGAGGTCAAAGATATTTCCTTCTAAAAGACGGAAGGTTGTGGACCAAGAAGCCATATCACCGGTCGAATCACCTGTCAAGAGAAAAGAACGATCTCTATCTTCACTGACAGTCCATGGTCCTCGGGTGTCTATACAGAAATGCCTTACAAAGAGGAGAACAAAAGCTTCGTGCTTACGCAGCTTGTCTTTG TATTCTACCTTGCAGGGCAGTAAAGATGCAACAAAGAAAGTTGGAGGATGGAAACCTTTGGCCTCTCATATTAGAGTTGGTAAAAGTAAAAAATCTCTCAAATCAGGTTCCGAAGAGGACAATAGAACTGGAATCATGTCTGGTGATCCAGAGCATGGTGCTCCTTCCAATGAAGCAAAGGCTAGCCTCTTGAAACGCTTGTTGGAGTCTAAGGAATACCCGACAAGAAAGGAGAATCTAGTGAAGAAGACTGGAAGCAAGAAAGTGTTCCCTCTGAAGGGGAAAAAGAAAATATTCAAGGCAAAACAACCTAGGAAAAAGAGAAGACTGCGAGCATTATGGTTCTATCTAGTGGCTGCTTTTGACCA GAAGGGACAACCTCCTTTACCACAGCTACCTACAAATTTTTTGAGGATCAA GGATGTTGAATTGCCTGCTTCCTTCATACAAAAGTACCTTGTGCAGAAACTCAATCTTTCAAGTGAAGCTGAG GTGGAGTTGATGTGCGCTGGCAAGAAAGTGGACCCAGCAATCACCCTGCATGACATAACGGACTGCTATCTGGACAAAGGACCGAACGGTTGGGTGCGGTCGTCCGTGGGCTCCCCTGCCACCGGGTTCATCACGACGGTGTTCTACAGCAGGCCGGAGCTGCCCACACCCCCaacaccaccgccaccacctgaAAGTCACCATGGCTTATCCAGAGCGCCGCCTCATGCCTGA
- the LOC109741614 gene encoding E3 ubiquitin protein ligase DRIP2 isoform X2, with product MQNAVLACPAPSGGGAGGDGGVGGGGAGVVMVKRAALVACLTCPLCRRLLRDAATITECLHTFCRKCISKEFIDKEICYCPTCNIDLGCAPEEKLRVDHSLQYVRSKIFPSKRRKVVDQEAISPVESPVKRKERSLSSLTVHGPRVSIQKCLTKRRTKASCLRSLSLGSKDATKKVGGWKPLASHIRVGKSKKSLKSGSEEDNRTGIMSGDPEHGAPSNEAKASLLKRLLESKEYPTRKENLVKKTGSKKVFPLKGKKKIFKAKQPRKKRRLRALWFYLVAAFDQKGQPPLPQLPTNFLRIKDVELPASFIQKYLVQKLNLSSEAEVELMCAGKKVDPAITLHDITDCYLDKGPNGWVRSSVGSPATGFITTVFYSRPELPTPPTPPPPPESHHGLSRAPPHA from the exons ATGCAGAACGCCGTGCTGGCGTGCCCCGCGCCGtccggcggaggggcgggaggaGACGGCGGGGTCGGGGGCGGGGGCGCGGGCGTCGTGATGGTGAAGCGCGCGGCCCTGGTGGCGTGCCTGACCTGCCCCCTCTGCCGCCGCCTGCTCCGCGACGCCGCCACCATCACCGAGTGCCTCCACACCT TTTGCAGAAAGTGCATATCTAAGGAGTTCATCGATAAGGAGATCTGCTACTGCCCTACTTGCAACATTGATTTAGGCTGTGCTCCAGAGGAGAAACTCAG AGTTGATCACAGCCTACAATATGTGAGGTCAAAGATATTTCCTTCTAAAAGACGGAAGGTTGTGGACCAAGAAGCCATATCACCGGTCGAATCACCTGTCAAGAGAAAAGAACGATCTCTATCTTCACTGACAGTCCATGGTCCTCGGGTGTCTATACAGAAATGCCTTACAAAGAGGAGAACAAAAGCTTCGTGCTTACGCAGCTTGTCTTTG GGCAGTAAAGATGCAACAAAGAAAGTTGGAGGATGGAAACCTTTGGCCTCTCATATTAGAGTTGGTAAAAGTAAAAAATCTCTCAAATCAGGTTCCGAAGAGGACAATAGAACTGGAATCATGTCTGGTGATCCAGAGCATGGTGCTCCTTCCAATGAAGCAAAGGCTAGCCTCTTGAAACGCTTGTTGGAGTCTAAGGAATACCCGACAAGAAAGGAGAATCTAGTGAAGAAGACTGGAAGCAAGAAAGTGTTCCCTCTGAAGGGGAAAAAGAAAATATTCAAGGCAAAACAACCTAGGAAAAAGAGAAGACTGCGAGCATTATGGTTCTATCTAGTGGCTGCTTTTGACCA GAAGGGACAACCTCCTTTACCACAGCTACCTACAAATTTTTTGAGGATCAA GGATGTTGAATTGCCTGCTTCCTTCATACAAAAGTACCTTGTGCAGAAACTCAATCTTTCAAGTGAAGCTGAG GTGGAGTTGATGTGCGCTGGCAAGAAAGTGGACCCAGCAATCACCCTGCATGACATAACGGACTGCTATCTGGACAAAGGACCGAACGGTTGGGTGCGGTCGTCCGTGGGCTCCCCTGCCACCGGGTTCATCACGACGGTGTTCTACAGCAGGCCGGAGCTGCCCACACCCCCaacaccaccgccaccacctgaAAGTCACCATGGCTTATCCAGAGCGCCGCCTCATGCCTGA
- the LOC109741615 gene encoding trihelix transcription factor ASR3, which produces MSSAGDPAGAAAAAAPNPSVRAPRLPRWTRQEILVLIEGKRMVEVRGGARGGRGRLAAAAAGATGEGAAAALEPKWAAVAEYCRRHGVERGAVQCRKRWSNLAGDWKKIKEWERAAAGAREPSFWAMRNDARRERRLPGFFDREVYGILEGRGRGVVAGSSSGGDAAMEEVGVVRMEEDGEEEETGEEEEERGKGKEVAVAVETVFDSGRPAGEEVLFSEDEEEEDAETPEATPAPPPAVIALPISENSEASRQQSAQQGTTKGGQGGHQGSTKTAGSPTLQQSGQKRRRTGDDGEPRAEGMADKLLEILERNSQLVAAQLEAQNLNSERDREERREQANSLAVVLGRLADALGRIADKL; this is translated from the coding sequence ATGTCCAGCGCCGGCGACCCCGCCGGtgcggcggccgcggcggcgccaAACCCGTCGGTGCGCGCCCCCAGGCTGCCCCGCTGGACGCGGCAGGAGATACTGGTGCTCATCGAGGGCAAGCGCATGGTTGAAGTccgcggcggcgcgcgcggcgggagggggcgcctggcggcggcggcggccggggcaaccggggaaggggcggcggcggcgctggagccCAAGTGGGCCGCGGTCGCGGAGTACTGCCGGCGGCATGGCGTGGAGAGGGGGGCCGTGCAGTGCCGGAAGCGGTGGAGCAACCTCGCTGGGGACTGGAAGAAGATAAAGGAGTGGGAGCGGGCGGCCGCCGGCGCGCGGGAGCCCTCGTTCTGGGCCATGCGCAACGACGCGAGGCGGGAGCGCCGGCTCCCTGGGTTCTTCGACCGCGAGGTGTACGGCATACTCGAAGGTCGAGGTCGGGGAGTCGTCGCCGGCAGCAGCTCCGGCGGTGATGCCGCCATGGAGGAAGTAGGGGTGGTGCGCATGGAGGAGgatggtgaggaggaggagacgggggaggaggaggaggagagagggaagggGAAGGAGGTGGCAGTGGCAGTGGAGACCGTGTTTGACAGTGGCCGGCCCGCCGGGGAGGAGGTCCTCTTCTCGGAGGACGAAGAGGAGGAAGATGCTGAGACGCCAGAGGCGACGCCGGCACCACCGCCGGCGGTCATCGCCTTGCCGATTTCGGAGAATTCGGAGGCATCAAGGCAACAGAGCGCACAGCAAGGCACAACAAAAGGCGGGCAAGGAGGGCATCAAGGCAGCACCAAGACAGCAGGCTCACCGACACTGCAGCAGAGCGGGCAGAAGAGACGGCGAACCGGCGACGACGGTGAGCCCAGAGCAGAAGGCATGGCAGACAAGCTGCTGGAGATCCTAGAGCGGAACAGCCAGCTCGTGGCGGCGCAGCTGGAGGCGCAGAACCTGAACTCGGAGCGAGACCGGGAGGAGAGGAGAGAGCAGGCCAACAGCCTCGCCGTCGTGCTCGGCAGGCTCGCCGATGCTCTTGGCAGGATCGCCGATAAGCTCTAG